The window CTCGATCATGCCGGCGATCGCGGGCGGCAACACGCTCGCCCCTTGCGTGCTCATCGGCGAACGCGCCGCTGACCTGATCGGCGCCGATGGCGCGCGATAAGCGCTGCGTTTGCGAACGCCCTCGCCTATATGGGATCAAGCGGCCGCCGCTCAGGCGCCCCCGCAGGTGATCCCCGGAGCAATGCGCTTTGACCGTCAAGGATAAGAACGCCGCGCGTTACCGCGAGGCGATGTCGCGGGTGGCGATGCCGGTGCATGTGGTGACGACGGACGGCCCCGGCGGACGGCACGGCGCGACGGCGACGGCTGTCGCGAGCGTCACGGACTCGCCGCCGACCCTGCTCGTCTGCCTGAACCGCGCCAGCACGATCCACACCCGCGTCACGGAGAACGCCGTGCTGGCCGTCAACGTGCTGTCCGGCGATCAGGAGGCGGTGGCGCGCGCCTTCGCTCGGTCGTCCGGCGGCCGCGAGGACGATCGCTTCGCCACAGGCGAGTGGCGCGTCCTGGCGACCGGCGCGCCGACGCTGATCGACGCCGTGGCCGTGTTCGACGGCCGGGTGATCGAGGCGCGCGAGATCGGCAGCCACACGATCCTGATCGTGGAGCTCGACGCCGTCGACGCCTCCGACGACCATCGCGACGGACTGCTCTACCACCGCCGCGGCTATCGCCGCGACGAGGCCGCCGTGACGGCTACGCCGGCCGCGTGATCCGGGGCCTCCCGTCCGCGCGTTTGCGTGGAGATCTGGCTACTTAGTCCGAGATCGTCTTGGTTCGGCGGACCGCGCCACGCCATCCGACGAGCTTTCTGGTGCGCCTCGCGGGGTCCATCTGCGGCTCGAAGCGGCGGTCCAGGCGCCACGCGGCGGCGAAGTCCTGGGGCTCCGGGCAGACGCCCGCCGCGAGACCGGCGAGGTAGGCGGCCCCCAGCGCCGTCGTCTCCGGCGCGATCGGCCGGTCCACCGGCGCGTCCAGCACGTCGGCGAGGAACTGCAGGGTCCAGTCGCTCGCCGCCATGCCGCCGTCCACCCGCAACACCGTTCGCACGCCGGCCGCCTCCGGCCAGTCCGCCTGCATCGCCTCCAGCAGATCGCGCGTCTGGTAGCCGACGCATTCCAGCGCCGCGCGGGCGATCTCCGCCCGGCCTGCCCCGCGGGTCAGTCCGAACAGGGCGCCGCGCGCCTCCGCGTCCCAGTGCGGCGCGCCGAGGCCCACGAAGGCGGGCACGAGATAGACGTCCTGGTCGGGATCCGCGGCTTCGGCGAGCGCCTGCGTTTCGGAGGCTTCGCGCACGAGGCCGAGCCCGTCGCGCAACCATTGCACCGCCGCGCCCGCCACGAAGATCGCGCCTTCGAGGGCGTAGGTGCGGACGCCGCCGAGCTGGTACGCGACGGTCGTCAGCAGCCTGTTGCGCGACATGACCGGACGTTCGCCGACGTTCAGCAGCGCGAAGGCGCCGGTGCCGTAGGTCGCCTTCGCCATGCCCGGTTCAAAGCACGCTTGGCCGACGATGGCCGCCTGCTGGTCGCCCGCGACGCCCAGGATGCGGATCGACCCGCCGAAGACGTCCGGGGACGTGGCGCCAAACTCTCCCGCGCAGTCGAAGACCTCCGGCAGCATCGCGCGCGGCACGTCGAACAGCCGGCAGAGATCCTCGTCGAACCGCCCTACGTGAATGTCGTAGAGCGAGGTGCGGCAGGCGTTGGTCGCGTCGGTCGCATGCGCGCCGCCTCCGGTGAGGCGCCAGATCAGGTAGCTGTCGACCGTTCCGAACAGAAGCTCGCCGGCCTCCGCCCGAGCCCGCGCGCCGTCCACGCGGTCGAGCAGCCAGCCGATCTTGGCGGCCGAGAAGTACGGGTCGAGCAGCAGCCCCGTCTTGGCCGCGACGTCGCGCCCGGCGCCCTCAGCCTCGAGCCGCGCGCAGATCTCGGCGGTGCGACGGTCCTGCCAGACGATCGCGTTGTGGATCGCCCGGCCCGTGGCGCGCTCCCACACCACCACGGTCTCGCGCTGGTTGGCGATCCCAAGGCCCGCCACATCCGCCGCGTGGAGGCCCGCGCGCGCCAGCGCCTCCGAGACGGTCGCGACCGTGGTCGCCCAAAGATCCTCGGGGTCATGCTCGACCCAGCCCGGCCGCGGATAGATCTGCCGGAACTCGCGCTGCGCCGAGGCCACCGGCGCGAGGCCGGCGTCGAACACAATCGCCCGCGTCGACGTCGTGCCCTGATCGATCGCGAGAAGATGCGTGCTCATGCCGGGTCCTCCTCCGACAAGGTGTCCATGAACGCGGCGAGCCGCTCCGTCTGCGGTGCGCTGAACCGCAGGCCGAGCTTGGTCCGCCGCCAGAGCACGTCCTCGGCGGTGCGCGCCCATTCCGCCGCAAAGAGATGACGCGCCTCGCGTTCGGTGAGCCCCGCGCCGAAGTCTTCGCCCAGGTCGTCGATCGCCGCCGCGCCTGCGAAAATCTCGTGGGCCCGGACGCCATAGAGCCGCACGAGACGCTGCGCCGTCGTCGGCGCGAAGAACGGGCAGGCGCGCGTAAGATCGTCGACGAGCGTCGCCATATTTCGCCCACCAAAGTCGCCGCCGGGAAGCGGGACGGCGGCGGTCCACGCCGGCGCGGTCAGCTCGAGCGGCCCGGCGAGCCGGGCGAGCGCCGCCTCGGCCAGCTTGCGGTAGGTCGTCAGCTTGCCGCCGATCACCGTCAGCAAGGGCGGGCTCCCCTCGCCGGCGTCGAGGTCCAGCGCGTAGTCCCGGCTCGCCGTCTGGGCGGCGTCCCGGCCGTCGTCGTGCAGCGGTCGGACGCCCGCGAAGCTCCACACCACGTCGGCGGGCTGCACGGGCGTCGCGAAGTACGCGCTGACGGCGTCGCAGAGGTAACGGACCTCCTCCGCGGTCGGGACGGCCGCGGCGGGATCGCCGTCGTGATCGCAATCGGTCGTGCCGATCAGCGTGAAGTCCTGTTCGTAGGGGATCGCGAACACCACGCGGCCGTCGCGATGCTGGAAGATGAACGCCCGGTCGCCTGCGAACAGCCGGCGGGTGACGATGTGCGAGCCGCGCACGAGCCGCACCCGAGGTTGGTCGCCCCCGCGATCCGCCCGGCCATCGCGGCGACCCAGGGGTCTGCCGCGTTGATCAGCGCGCGCGCCGCGATCTCCCGCCGGCCGGCCCGATCCTGCAGCGTCAGTCGCCAGAGACCTTCGCCTGGCGCCGCCGCGACGACTTCGGTGCGGGGCGCGATCGTCGCGCCGCGCGCCCGGGCGTCGACCGCGTTCAGGACGACGAGACGGCTGTCGTCGACCCAGCAGTCCACGTATTCGAGCGCGCGGCGGAAGCTCGGCTTCAGCGCGGCGCCCTCGGGCGTGCGGGCGAGATCGAGCGTGCGCGACGCCGGGAGCGTCGTCCGGCCTCCGAGCCGATCGTACAGGAACAGACCGAAGCGGAGCAGCGGCCAGGGCCGCAGGCCGGGATGATGCGGGAGGACGAAGCTCATCGGCCGGACGAGGTGGGGCGCGAGGCCGAGCAGAACCTCGCGCTCGGCGAGCGCCTCGCGCACGAGCCGGACCTGGAAGGTCTCGAGGTAGCGCAGGCCGCCATGGACGAGCTTGGTCGACGCCGACGAGGTCGCGCCGCCGAGATCGCCCGCTTCGCTCAGATGCACGCGAAGGCCGCGGCCGGCCGCGTCGCGGGCGAGGCCGCAGCCGTTGATCCCGCCGCCGACGATCGCGAGGTCGAAGACGCCGGCCGCCGGGATCACTGGGCCGCTTCGCTCTGGACCTCGTCGCGCAACC is drawn from Methylopila sp. 73B and contains these coding sequences:
- the glpK gene encoding glycerol kinase GlpK; the encoded protein is MSTHLLAIDQGTTSTRAIVFDAGLAPVASAQREFRQIYPRPGWVEHDPEDLWATTVATVSEALARAGLHAADVAGLGIANQRETVVVWERATGRAIHNAIVWQDRRTAEICARLEAEGAGRDVAAKTGLLLDPYFSAAKIGWLLDRVDGARARAEAGELLFGTVDSYLIWRLTGGGAHATDATNACRTSLYDIHVGRFDEDLCRLFDVPRAMLPEVFDCAGEFGATSPDVFGGSIRILGVAGDQQAAIVGQACFEPGMAKATYGTGAFALLNVGERPVMSRNRLLTTVAYQLGGVRTYALEGAIFVAGAAVQWLRDGLGLVREASETQALAEAADPDQDVYLVPAFVGLGAPHWDAEARGALFGLTRGAGRAEIARAALECVGYQTRDLLEAMQADWPEAAGVRTVLRVDGGMAASDWTLQFLADVLDAPVDRPIAPETTALGAAYLAGLAAGVCPEPQDFAAAWRLDRRFEPQMDPARRTRKLVGWRGAVRRTKTISD
- a CDS encoding flavin reductase — translated: MTVKDKNAARYREAMSRVAMPVHVVTTDGPGGRHGATATAVASVTDSPPTLLVCLNRASTIHTRVTENAVLAVNVLSGDQEAVARAFARSSGGREDDRFATGEWRVLATGAPTLIDAVAVFDGRVIEAREIGSHTILIVELDAVDASDDHRDGLLYHRRGYRRDEAAVTATPAA